Proteins encoded by one window of Streptomyces uncialis:
- a CDS encoding L,D-transpeptidase family protein, translating into MPVAALTRAAVAAATCAALLVPLAACGSTGDDARPDGRRTVTDGATSSPSARPGARPSRFDRVPGVGDRTHRRIPSAARQVVAVYGDHADSADATVVLYTKDGTGWRKARSWRAHNGRKGWTPDHREDDKRSPVGVFSLSDAGGVLPDPGAKLPYTRSAAFQAPRHWAERYWNDFDYVIAIDYNRVRGVPPNDPVRPQGGSKGGSIWFHLDHGGGTSGCVSLSRSGMEYLLRTLDPELRPVVVMGDKARLRT; encoded by the coding sequence ATGCCTGTCGCCGCCCTGACACGCGCCGCGGTCGCCGCGGCGACCTGCGCCGCGCTGCTCGTTCCCCTGGCCGCCTGCGGATCCACGGGCGACGATGCCCGCCCCGACGGGAGACGGACGGTCACCGACGGCGCCACGAGTTCCCCCTCGGCCCGGCCCGGGGCCCGTCCCAGCAGATTCGACCGTGTCCCCGGCGTCGGTGACCGGACCCACCGGCGTATTCCGTCCGCCGCCCGCCAGGTCGTCGCGGTGTACGGGGACCACGCCGACTCCGCCGACGCGACGGTCGTGCTGTACACCAAGGACGGGACCGGCTGGCGCAAGGCAAGGAGCTGGCGCGCGCACAACGGACGGAAGGGGTGGACCCCCGATCACCGGGAGGACGACAAGCGCAGCCCGGTGGGGGTCTTCTCGCTGTCCGACGCGGGCGGAGTGCTGCCCGACCCCGGGGCGAAACTGCCGTACACACGGTCGGCGGCGTTCCAGGCGCCCCGCCACTGGGCCGAGCGCTACTGGAACGACTTCGACTACGTCATAGCCATCGACTACAACCGGGTCAGGGGTGTCCCGCCGAACGATCCGGTACGGCCGCAGGGCGGGTCGAAGGGCGGGAGCATCTGGTTCCACCTGGACCACGGCGGCGGCACATCGGGATGTGTGAGCCTGTCGCGGTCCGGGATGGAGTATCTGCTGCGCACCCTCGACCCCGAACTGCGACCTGTCGTGGTGATGGGGGACAAGGCGCGACTGCGGACATAG